In Rhineura floridana isolate rRhiFlo1 chromosome 1, rRhiFlo1.hap2, whole genome shotgun sequence, the following proteins share a genomic window:
- the C1H5orf22 gene encoding UPF0489 protein C5orf22 homolog, translating into MSSSDGNGKQKGEHDGNGACPFRAYPRLPVWVVEDHHDVLPFIYRAIGSKHLPASNISFVHLDSHPDLLIPVNMPADTVFDKEALFSELSIENWILPAVYAGHFSQVIWLHPAWAQQIEEGAHHFLVGKDTSTTTIRVTSTDDYFLSDGLYIPADQLENEKPLHLNVCLVNPSKTSGSWEESQALPSAKKFKLSEDNAANATAAASSKDPVTFAHSCTGEQTDGLEKSNLAQKKAASIQGPNTSCQTTDLVKDICQVLQKGAAYILDIDLDFFSVKNPFKEMYTQEEYQILQELYSFKKPSRTSSEEDLLNCVENRIHQLEDLEEAFADLCDDDNEENLQRWASNPGMKPLGQLVHSLKNRMETPDYEMVHQAGLTCDYSELPHHVSTEQEIESLMQAVERLLRNLPKPTLVTIARSSLDDYCPAEQVELIQEKVLNVLHLAYGTLDVHLEYLQTSRANGTDSSSTA; encoded by the exons ATGAGCAGCTCCGACGGCAATGGAAAGCAGAAAGGTGAACACGACGGCAACGGGGCCTGTCCTTTCCGTGCGTACCCGAGGCTGCCGGTCTGGGTGGTGGAGGATCATCACGAT GTGCTCCCTTTCATTTACCGAGCCATCGGTTCAAAACATCTTCCTGCCAGTAACATCAGTTTTGTCCATTTGGATTCCCACCCAGATCTTCTTATACCGGTGAACATGCCTGCAGATACAGTGTTTGACAAAGAAGCTCTTTTTAG CGAGCTAAGCATTGAAAACTGGATTCTGCCTGCTGTTTATGCTGGCCACTTTTCCCAAGTGATATGGCTACATCCAGCGTGGGCTCAGCAAATTGAAGAAGGAGCCCATCATTTTTTAGTAGGTAAAGACACCTCCACCACTACAATAAG GGTTACTAGCACTGATGATTACTTCCTTTCTGACGGTCTTTACATCCCTGCTGACCAACTAGAGAATGAGAAACCTTTGCATCTCAACGTCTGCCTTGTGAATCCTTCCAAAACCTCTGGCAGCTGGGAGGAGAGTCAAGCTCTGCCTTCGGCTAAGAAGTTCAAGTTAAGCGAGGACAATGCCGCAAATGCCACTGCTGCCGCTTCATCAAAGGACCCTGTTAcctttgcccacagctgcacaggtgaacAGACCGACGGATTAGAAAAAAGCAACCTTGCACAGAAGAAAGCGGCTAGTATCCAAGGTCCAAACACCTCTTGCCAAACTACAGAccttgtgaaagacatttgccaAGTGTTGCAAAAGGGTGCTGCTTACATTTTGGATATTGACTTAGATTTCTTTTCAGTTAAGAATCCGTTCAAAGAAATGTACACACAG GAGGAGTACCAGATCTTACAAGAATTGTACAGTTTTAAGAAGCCTAGCAGGACTTCATCAGAG GAGGACTTGTTAAACTGTGTTGAGAACCGCATCCACCAGTTGGAAGACCTCGAAGAAGCTTTTGCTGATTTGTGTGATGACGACAACGAAGAGAACCTGCAACGATGGGCTTCAAATCCTGG GATGAAACCTCTAGGTCAACTTGTGCATAGTTTGAAAAATCGAATGGAAACTCCTGATTATGAAATG GTCCATCAGGCTGGTCTTACGTGCGATTACTCAGAACTCCCTCACCACGTTAGCACTGAGCAAGAAATAGAGAGTCTCATGCAGGCTGTTGAACGCCTCTTGAGAAACTTGCCAAAGCCAACTCTTGTGACAATAGCCCG ATCTAGCTTGGATGACTACTGCCCTGCAGAGCAAGTTGAGCTCATACAAGAAAAGGTCTTGAATGTCCTGCACTTGGCATATGGCACCTTGGATGTTCATTTAGAGTACTTGCAAACTTCACGTGCCAATGGAACAGATTCTTCCTCCACAGCATGA